The following coding sequences are from one Polyangiaceae bacterium window:
- a CDS encoding AAA family ATPase: MSRAAPLLLSKELRCAVCHRHRRPASGGFCTCGASVWEPQPLQPRPGIRFETLEGGQSLRPRQYRAILSEALGGVVLGSKILVGGRPGAGKSTFAAELAAEMAEKLNAVAFWLDAEQNTELVRELFPRTNSSVDRIVRVSKTNGAGWREAFASVPDDAALVVIDSLQRWAPQYREQTALLEALVNVRPTSIVISHFNKAGRFAGPVGNEYDVDATVIVSEKRVDVTKCRWSRCPRGVKRPGETGGKEEAHESSSDE; the protein is encoded by the coding sequence ATGTCCAGAGCAGCACCGCTTTTATTATCCAAAGAATTGCGCTGCGCCGTATGTCATCGGCATCGCCGGCCCGCGAGCGGCGGGTTTTGTACGTGCGGCGCATCGGTATGGGAACCACAGCCGCTCCAACCGCGTCCTGGGATTCGATTCGAAACGCTCGAAGGAGGTCAGTCGTTACGCCCGCGGCAATATCGGGCGATCCTATCGGAAGCGCTCGGAGGTGTCGTGCTGGGGTCGAAAATCCTCGTTGGAGGAAGGCCAGGCGCGGGGAAGTCGACATTCGCCGCGGAGCTTGCCGCGGAAATGGCCGAAAAACTCAACGCCGTCGCGTTTTGGCTGGATGCCGAGCAAAACACGGAGCTCGTGCGCGAATTGTTCCCGCGGACCAATTCGTCGGTCGATCGAATCGTGCGCGTATCCAAGACGAACGGCGCCGGATGGCGCGAAGCATTTGCGAGCGTGCCCGATGATGCGGCGCTCGTGGTCATCGATTCGCTTCAGCGCTGGGCTCCGCAATATCGCGAGCAAACCGCATTGCTCGAGGCGCTCGTCAACGTGCGACCAACATCGATCGTGATTTCGCATTTCAACAAGGCCGGCCGATTCGCTGGGCCGGTGGGCAATGAATACGACGTCGACGCGACGGTCATCGTCTCGGAAAAACGCGTCGACGTCACGAAATGCAGGTGGAGCCGTTGTCCACGCGGCGTCAAGCGACCGGGTGAAACGGGAGGAAAGGAAGAAGCTCATGAAAGCTCTAGTGATGAATGA
- a CDS encoding transglutaminase domain-containing protein, which translates to MTVLRVQVVDFPTGLAKAQYMKRASAEDVVLDAVQRWASVFRQLPYDDRAPAILKFCQYALEYVRDPKREVLEDSSVTLKRGFGDCDAKSRVFIALCLACDVPARSYPVRPEADFPHVLAEVFWRGAWHRADPTILNSEIGRIPPGTMAVTNYR; encoded by the coding sequence ATGACCGTGCTGCGTGTCCAAGTCGTCGATTTTCCTACGGGATTGGCGAAAGCCCAATACATGAAACGCGCGAGCGCCGAAGACGTCGTGCTCGATGCGGTTCAACGTTGGGCCAGCGTATTCCGCCAATTGCCGTACGACGACCGAGCGCCAGCCATACTCAAATTTTGCCAATACGCGCTCGAATACGTGCGCGATCCGAAACGCGAAGTGCTCGAAGATTCATCGGTGACGTTGAAGCGAGGTTTTGGAGATTGCGATGCAAAATCAAGAGTGTTCATTGCCTTGTGCCTCGCGTGCGACGTGCCCGCGCGAAGTTATCCCGTCAGGCCCGAAGCGGATTTTCCGCACGTGCTCGCGGAAGTGTTTTGGCGTGGAGCGTGGCATCGAGCGGACCCGACGATTTTGAATTCCGAAATCGGTCGCATTCCGCCAGGAACGATGGCCGTGACCAACTATCGGTAA
- the tnpA gene encoding IS200/IS605 family transposase codes for MDEYQSLNHTKWECKYHVVFIPKCRRKVLYGELRRHLGPIFRELTKQKESEVEEGHLMPDHVHMLLSIPPKYSVAQVVGYMKGKSAIHIARTFLERKRNFVGQHFWARGYFVSTVGRDEAVIREYIRNQEAEDRRIEQLRLL; via the coding sequence ATGGACGAATACCAAAGTCTAAACCATACGAAGTGGGAGTGCAAGTACCACGTCGTGTTCATTCCGAAATGCCGGCGAAAGGTGCTCTACGGCGAGCTTCGTCGCCACCTCGGCCCAATTTTCCGGGAGCTTACGAAGCAGAAGGAGAGTGAGGTTGAGGAGGGGCATCTGATGCCGGACCATGTGCACATGCTGCTATCGATTCCGCCGAAGTATTCGGTAGCGCAGGTGGTGGGCTACATGAAGGGCAAAAGCGCGATTCATATCGCTCGGACGTTCCTCGAGCGAAAGCGCAATTTTGTGGGCCAGCACTTCTGGGCACGAGGATACTTCGTCTCGACCGTAGGACGAGACGAAGCCGTGATTCGCGAATATATTCGGAACCAGGAGGCAGAAGACCGACGGATTGAGCAACTTCGGCTCCTGTAG